GAAATACCATCTTAAACAAGCTGTTAGTGTGTGTAACTGTATCATGAAACCATATAACCTAAAACATGAATATCTCCTTGGGGAATCAAGCAGTTCTAAATGAATTACCTTTTTCCTTCACAATAAGCCTTGAGATGTGGTTCAAAATTTCAGCAACATGGGAGTCTTCCAACATTGAAGCTTTTCTCAGTAATATTAAGTTGGAAACCAGCTCCGGATTAAAAGGTTTCTCATTCAATGCATACCGAATGTACTTGCGCAAAATATCCTCCATGCTAAAACCTGTCTGGATATGAATTAGCAGTTGCCATCAAAATTCCAATGGTGTCGACACAAATGCTTCACAATGACTAAGAAGAATAAATGTGCAGAATTTCAGAGCAACTAAGTAGAATAAATGTGCAGACCAGGAAGAATCTTGTATTACAAAAAGAGACAAGTGCTATTACTTTATAGGGATGCAGTTGAATCTTGGATAAGACATTCACCATCCAACTATGAACTATTTATCAGCTATACTGAAATCTGAGATTGAGGTTTATATCTTGACCTTATTTTCATCCATATGCAGTAATTTCAATTGATGGCACAATTAATTTCCATTACACAACCAGGATAAATAACAAGAATGAAAAGGCTGATTAATACGAATGAGAACAAAATGTTCCAATTTCTTTATACGAATTGATGTAAAACAGCATGTATAGTTCAAACTTCAAATTACGGAGCCCCTTAAAGTTGTCTATTTTGGTTACTTTGTCCCCCGAATGTAAGTGACAACCTATTAGCTACTCTACTCCAACTCCCTAGAAGTGATATAACACGCCCCTTATTTTTTCTCAATCAGAGAAGATGTTGACCCGTTTGGACCACTCGCCTTTCCGTTGACACCCATGTGCAATGTGgcttttccttttataaaaaTTTGCAACCTAGCCTTTCAGGATGGTATTTCAAAGTGTGTATGAGTTTAGAGAGGCTATTGCAAAATATGCTCTAAGAAGGGGTAAATTATTTTGAAGGAAAAAGCCACATTGCATATGCAAAGTCAACTGAAAGGCAAGTGGTCAAAATCTTCTCCGATTGAGGAAAAATAAGGGGTCTGGTATGTCACTTTCAGGGAGTGGCTAATGGGTTGCCCCTTGAGTTCGGGGGCAAAGTGACCGAAATGGACAACTTTATGGGGCTCCGTATGGTTTAGGCCTCAAATTAACCATCTTAGTTCATTATACTACAGTAAAGTTGAAAGAATAATTAATCAGACCAcatattttgagaactattaGACAATAAACAATTCAGAAAGGCTGACAATTAAGGCATCATTAAATTTCAAGTTAAAATAATCTCCAGACTCAGATGTGTCTCACCTTTTGCTCCAGTCCCTTGAGGGCTGAATATTGTAATGCATCTCCTCCTTTCTGAAACAGCTCATCTATGAATATGCATAGTGTAGCATTTTTATTCACCTGAAAAATATTACTCTTATCACGCCAAAAAAAAGGAATTCGAGGGCACATTAAGCTGGATTTCCATTTTCGAATAAATGCTCTTGATAATGCTCCATTTGAGCATTATTTCGCATTGATTGTCCAGTTAGAAATAATACATGTGATAGTGCTCAGTAAACTAGAATGAAATCAGATAAAGATTATCCTATTTTAAAATTGCAAAGAAGTCGGACAAAAATGATCCGACGTCTTCACATAGCCGGTTATGTCCGACATCCAACAAGGAAGTCTGACAAAGATTTTCCGACTTCTTTGCTGGAGGTTGTTCTTCCCACGTGGAAGTCGGAAAATCTCTGTCCAACTTCCTTGCAACAGGAAATTGGACAAAGATTATCCAACTTCTTCACATATCGCTGGTTTTGTCTGACATCCAACAAGGAATTCGGACAAAGATTGTCGGACTTCTTGTTGCAAGAAAGTCGGAAAATTGTCTGGCTTCCTTGTTGGAAGTTGTTCTTCCCACGTGGAAGTCGAAAAATCTTTGCCCGACTTCCTGGACAAAGATTGTCTGACTTCTTTACATGTTTTGTCTAACATCCAACAAGTAAGTCGGACAAAGATTGTCCAACTTCTTATTGTCCAACTTCTTGTTGCAAGAAAGTCGGACAAAGATTGTCAAACTTCCTGGTTGGAAATTGTTCTTCCCACACAGGAAGTCAGAAAATCTTTGTCCGACTTCCTTGCAACAGGAAATCGGACAAAGATTGTCCGAATTTTTCTTATGGAGCATTATTGCTCGGGTTACATATAGGTGGTGAAGAAGCCGAATTCTTTAAAATTCTGAAATCGGAGCACTAGGTTTGTAATCATGTCTAACCGGGCAATGCAATGGAATAATGCTCCAATGGAGCATTATCCAGAGGATTGATTCTCCATTTTCTACACTatgatagggataaaaaaaaacgATATAGAAACAACAATGCCCATAGCTCTGAGCTACTGAAAGTATAAAAAACAGCTTTTCCATTTAATAACCAGGATTAAGCACGAATGAGCAATGAATCAAAGAGAAATCAAtagcaaacaaactaaaatccATATATAAGGGTTTGAATCGGaactgaccagtttcctgcgcTTCTCTTTAGGAGAAGATAATCTCTTAACTGTCTTAACAAAGGCAATGACAAAAGTAACGCCGGCATAACCTAAAGGGAGAGCAAGAATCCAAGGCAAGGAGCTCTGTCCAACTCTAGGGCCAGGAATTGCCTGAGTAACAGACCCAGTGAATTCCACAATGTCTAAGGCTTTCTCCTGAATCCACGGCAAGTCCTCTTCCACCTCtatttcttcctcttcttccacTTTCTTATCTTTGGAAGTGGATTTCTGATTGCGGCTATCGTTCTGAATGGGACTGGAGCTGCTCTTAGCTGCCGCCGCCGCAACATAACTTTCAAACCCTTTCCGTCTGTACAGAGGGAGAGAATTTGGGAATGAGAATAGAGGAAGGAGATTAGGGTTAGAAGAGAGCGGCGATTTGTGAAATTTATGTCGTAAGAGTAATTGTGATGTTGaagccgaagaagaagaagaagaaacagcTGCAACAGCTGAAAGAGAAGCCATGGACAATGTGGGTTGATCAGAGAGTGTAGCTGCGTTTTTCTTGGAATAAAGGGTCAAATCCACCCTTCAACTTGTCATGAAGGGCAGGGATGAGCATggattcggttcggttactaatCAAACCGAACTATCGGTTAACCGAATCAAAATTTgctttattttcataaatttCAACCTAATAAAATTGGTAAtagaatattattatttttgaattaaaaaatcaATGAATAGAATTAATGGATCCGAATTGGGCAATAATATAGCATACATGGTGTGACATAACTCGGTAAAGAATTAAAGAATAGTAGATAAGAATTTAACCGTGTCGCCTTAGCCATAGCATGGGTTGTGCCATTAGCTTGTCGTCAAatccatttgactgagtaagagtcgTTTTCGATCAGAATTTCCTTGCATTTACCGATTGTATCTCCAAACTCTGATATATCCAATGATGTGGATTGAACAGCATCAACCACCAGTTTAGCGTTTTCGAAGATCACATTATTAACGTTGTTTATACGAATCAATTCCATAGCACGGAGTAGCGCCTCTGCCTCGCCATCTTTCATTGTAACGACATTCTGAAGTTTCTCTGATCTGCCCTATAGGAAAGTCCCGTGTGAATCCCGTAGGACTACTCTGATTCCTGCAAAGCCATCCCCTTCCACGAACGTAACGTCTGTACAGCACGATAGGAAGTCGGACGCCGGACGATGCTAGACGCCACAGCTGCTGTCGTGATCTCTGTTGCGACTGCTGCCATTCTGTAACGTCGACTCCTGTTTCAGCAGCCTCGCTCGACACCAGTCCCCTCGCACTACCTGCGACCTGTACAGAATATCCTCAATCGATGTGGTTTCCGCCTTCCATAGCCAATCGTTCATGGCCCTCCACAAACTCCAGTTGATCATTAAAAACGAGTTTCCTTCATTCTCATTCAGTCCCGCGAGAACTTTGTGGAACCAATCTCGGTAATAGAATATTATTAAACCAAACAAATTCAGTTCGATTTGATTACCAACCGAATAActaaaatcatatattattattattatttgtatattattgtTTCATTAGTTTTCAAATAATatctttatataaaaattacaattgaagaaattgAAGGGTACTTaaccaaaatttatataatagGAAGagaaaagtatatttttttaaagattgggccttatattttataaattatttatataagtaaataattaaaattatattttttatatttatatattaagtatgcttcggttatcggttataccgatattttttttctagtaaccgaaccgataaTCGATTATCAAACTAAGCCAAAATTAAAACTGAACCAAACTAAaatgttaaaataaccgaaATTAAAATGTTGGTTCGGTTATCAGTTTGTTAATCGGTTATCAGTTATTTTGATCATCCCTAATGAAGGGTCAATTGAGTCCAAATCAATTTTTGGGTATCAACTCAATCTTTAAAGTTGGTATATAGGTCAAATTAATCGATGatctatttcaaaaaaaaaaaacaatgataaGATCAGCctgaaaatataatatattttttataaacgAACTTTATCATGTTTATACTTAATATCTAAAAtctatttttacataaaaactattatattatgcaCAACCGCATAAAGATTTGGCTTCGACACATTTCTTTATACGCATTAATATTGATGAACTAATACTATTTTGAGGGGTTTAGTGAGTTTCTTTATCTCTATTTCGAGGAGTTTCTATCAAAAACAATTGTTCGTGACCCATACTTATATTTCAAAagatatttagaaaattattttattaatgtatttttcatctttatttatttttctcatattttatcatttaatagaattatttcattaataaaaataatttaaaaattaatttaatacaattaaaattataaattcagTTAATTCTTTTTCAAAATTGgatattttcttttataaataaaatatatatgaaatttatttgtttaactaaaagtttagaaaaaaaaattaaaatattatcattCTGGTTTTTTAAAATGACATTCCCAATCTTCGATTTCGACAATTCTTATACTGATGGAttcgtctcgacgagacggaCATTTCATATTTTAAGTCCAAGACTAAAAATGACTTGATAAAAAATTATGGCTCAAATAACGTTTGGAGCTTCCATTTAACTTTGAATAGTCATAACTCCTTCCTTTGACCTTCGAATTGAGCCGAAAAAGTGCATTAAGGCTCGAAATGGAATGTAGTTGACTTTGAGCTCTAATATTGAGAGAAATGAGTTTGGGTTTCGGTCTTTTATCCGTTCAGAGCGATGCGGGGTCCACCTGAAACATACCGAGTACAAGTAACCTCAATTCATCATTAGGGTTAGAAAAGTCCGTGCTCACAACTACCAAGCAACCATGAACAACTTTTGAAACTCCATTTTCCACGACTATTTTACAATCATTTTTCTCCAATAAACCAAGAGAAATAAGGTTTTTCTGCAAATCTGAGATGTGTCTCACATCCATCAAGGTTCTTACCGCTCAATCAGCATTTTGATTCGCATTGCACTTAACCCCACAGTTTTATAGGTGTGGTCATTTCCCATTAAAATAGTGCGACAATCTATACTTTAGTATGTTGTAAACCACTTTTTATTTGGCAATGAGGCTCCTAAATCAAACATCCACTCACTAGAAATTTCATTACATTTTTTTGAGACAAGGTAGTAATAATCATCTTCATCATTTGACACATAACTTGCCTCTTGCTTTTCTTGTTGTTTCTCTTGGAATTTATCATTGTTGTGCTTCTTAATGTTACCCTTTTATTTGGCCAATTTGCTTTAAAATGATCATACTCACCATATTTAAAAAATGGTCTTTCTATGGGTTACCCTTTCTACTTTTGCGGAAACAGTCAACCGCATGCAATCCAAACTGAGCTCGTGGAAAGCAAACTCTCTCTCACTTGCTGGTCGGATTATGCTAGTACAATCGGTGACATCGGTCGCCCCGAACCATATAATGCAAACCAACAGGCTCCCGATGGGGATGTTGAATAAGATGGACAAACTTAATCGGGGGTTCATTTGGGGAAGTACCTCCCAAGAGAAAAGGTTGCACCTCCTATCTTGGGATAAAGTCTGCCTTCCAAAAGATAAAAGGGGCGCGGGAATAAGGAAAGCGGATGATACCAATAAAATCCTCTTGATGAAACTCTTATGGCGGCTTTGGAAAGAACCTCACACTTACTAGGCTTCAGTGCTTAGAACTAAGTATCAGAAAGACGTAATTTTTGGAGGGTCTCAGAGAATTTATGGAAGTCGGTCTCATCTCTGGCGAAGCCTCCAAGCTGTTTTTGATGAATTTGTGGTAGGCCTCTCTTGGAGCATAGGTAATGGAAAAACGACGTCATTTTGGGACGATATATGGCTAGACAACCTGAAGCTTAGGGATGAAACAGTTGTCCCTGTGGATAGTGAAATTTCAGATTGGAAGGTAGCAAACCTTATGGGCAGCAGCAACCAGTGGAATTGGGACATCTTAGATAAGTATCTAGACACTGGtatctgttggtcccgtgtaatgtgagaattagttccaggggggttaaggaactatttaaaaaatttctcaTTTACGGCTGACTTTCTTTTTATACTTAAGATTTTTCACTTAGTTGTTTAGCACAGTGGTGCTGAGTAAAGTCAGAGGCAGCATTAGTTGATCTAAGACTAAGGCTGCTTCTAACGTTGAGTTAGGAAATAGCACTGAAGTCTATTCTTGAACTCAGTACTCAAAACACACAACtcaatatatatcagttttagcGTTTTACTAGGCACAGTACAAAGCAAGCAGATAAGGAGTTGAGAGTTAGAAAatgttactcagtagatttatcctggttcgtcCTCCTGCCTATATCCAGTCCCcgaaatccttccgagctttaatccactattgagctctttcaggtagagcacaaacctcttacaatagttagtgagtatacagagtaccttcctctatatcccATACCCAATATTATTCTACCACTGAGTGCTATAGCCGAGCAACTTAGTATCTCCTTATAATatttagaaatgataaagatgttGTTCTAAATGaacagaacactttagatgatttacaatctagtcttttacacaaaataagAGTGAGTGTAAGATTTATTTGCTTTGTTTTGGCACAGAACTTCAGATAACAATTTGGTCAGCTTTTCGACTttatgaagatctgcatcgaatgaagcaaatgagaggcttatttatagtgacatctgaggctccagttatttcgaaattcaaaataaccgttggagggaaacggcttcgcTATCGCTTTCGCTCCTCAATGCTCAGTGTCTTCGGCTAATAAGAACGTTGCCTTTTTTGTCTTGATTAGGTATCAAGTACTTTTGGTCGGTACCCGTCaggttgtctctccatttatggtaaagtcttctagacagctttTTGCGACGTCTGATCATTTCTCAAAATGGATTGGCTTTGCCTCCAAGCTGTTGAGGTCAACTTCTGACTTGATTTTTatccgttccactcagcagcttcatcgtGAAGCAATTAGCAATGCTTCCAGATCCTTCTTCTTGCATTGCTGAGTTGATCAATTGGCttggatctgttgacttgggattttttttttgttacaaggAAGGCATAGCCCAAAGAGAAAAGATTAACTAAAGACACATATTCTTCTAGTTGCCCGTCCTAGACGGTCATCCTTAAGAATAGCCTGGAGGCTTACAGGAGGCACATCAAACTCATGATAGCCTAAAAGGTTCTTCCCTACGAAATCTGCCATCCAGTCTGCAGCCTGGTTTCCTTCCCGAAGCACGTGTGCTAATTGAACGCTCCAGCTTCTGTTTCTGATTAAGTTGCACTTGTGCAAGATCCAGGCATGGGGTTGCTGACCCCTTGAGTCCTCCTCCAAAGCTTTTATCACATCCAACGAATCAACCTCCATTATCATTCGTCTATACCCTTTTGACCAAGCTATTGTTAATCCGTAGTAGACTCCCCACAATTCCGCTAGGACAGCAGAACATCTCCCTAAATTTGCACTGAAACCTCCTTTCCATTCCCCTCTGTAATCACGTATTAGCCCACCCGCGTAAGCCAATCCTGTATTTCCCTTGCTTGCACCGTCCGAGTTTACCTTCACCCAAGGTTCCTCCGGAGGATGCCATTTAATCCATTGCTCAGCCCTTTGCTCGGCTCCTGTAACTGGAATTTTTTCCAAAGCTCTGGTAAACTCGAGAGCCTTAGCGCAAATATACTCTGCTCTGTTTCCCATGAATAGCTCTCCGCCAAACACATAGCTGTTTCTCCAGCGCCATATCCACCATATTGCGAAGGAAAAAATCGTGCACCACCTGATTCCTCTAACCATCGTTATCTCCTGCAGGTTTTGTTTTAGCCACTCCTCCTGCTCAAGACTAAAAAAACAGGCGGTTACTCTATTTGGTATTAAATCAAGCCAGACTCCTCGGGCCTCTGCACAGTCCCTAAGGGCGTGGATCATCATTTCATAGCTCTCGCATTCAAGACACTCCCCTGTATCAGCAGCTAGACGCCTATAGCGGAGAGAATTGGTCATAATGTTGTTATGCATAACCAACCAGATAAAAGCTTTAATTCGTTCCGT
The window above is part of the Euphorbia lathyris chromosome 3, ddEupLath1.1, whole genome shotgun sequence genome. Proteins encoded here:
- the LOC136221541 gene encoding uncharacterized protein yields the protein MASLSAVAAVSSSSSSASTSQLLLRHKFHKSPLSSNPNLLPLFSFPNSLPLYRRKGFESYVAAAAAKSSSSPIQNDSRNQKSTSKDKKVEEEEEIEVEEDLPWIQEKALDIVEFTGSVTQAIPGPRVGQSSLPWILALPLGYAGVTFVIAFVKTVKRLSSPKEKRRKLVNKNATLCIFIDELFQKGGDALQYSALKGLEQKTGFSMEDILRKYIRYALNEKPFNPELVSNLILLRKASMLEDSHVAEILNHISRLIVKEKGPVVMDATGYSEKGFRRKLAVQALFGKVYYLSELPEFCSRESSLVVKEIFGVTDEDAEKLRMHTLSEAGDMDSLEKMVDGSDSDEQSPTAP